In the Atribacteraceae bacterium genome, CGACGCTCTTTACCGTTCTATACACGAAGAGGTCGTGACCTACATTGAAGCTGACCCGGCAGTCGCCCGCCAGGCGATCTGGATCCTCATGATCGCCAGATACCTGGAGCGGATCGGCGATCATATCACGAATATTACCGAGCGTATCCATTATATGGAGACCGGGGAAATGATCGAGCTTCACCAGTGACCGACTCCGTTCACCTTAATCCATGATTGTCGTTCTTTGTGGTCCATTACCATAATGATAAGGAGGTTGTAATCATGCCGGAGATGCAATTCAAGGTCAATGGAAAGTGGTCGGGATGTATGCGGGTAGACAGTATGATCCGCCAGTTTACCGTTCGGTTCGATGAGCCGCCTACCCTCGGTGGAGAGGATTCCGCTCCCAATCCTGTAGAGGTATTGCTTTCTTCTCTGGTCGGTTGCCTGGGAATCGTCGTCTGTGTGGTTGCCGGTGAGAGAAAGATGGCTTTCAGGGGGATCGAGATCGACGTCGATGGGGATTTGGATCCACGCGGGTTTATGGGCCAGTATGACCAGGTCCGCCCCGGATTTTTGGCGATCCGATATACTGTCAGGATTGACGGGGACCTCAGTGAAGAAGAGATGCAGCTACTCTATGAAGAGGTTGAAAAACGGTGCCCAGTTTCGGATACTTTGAAATATGGAACCAAGGTAGAAGGCCGGGTTGTCAAGGCCTGACCGGACACTCAGTTTTTGAAATAAAGGGGTTGGTGAACGGAAATCCCGTCGGGTTTCCTAAACCAACCTTTTTATTTTGTTT is a window encoding:
- a CDS encoding OsmC family protein: MPEMQFKVNGKWSGCMRVDSMIRQFTVRFDEPPTLGGEDSAPNPVEVLLSSLVGCLGIVVCVVAGERKMAFRGIEIDVDGDLDPRGFMGQYDQVRPGFLAIRYTVRIDGDLSEEEMQLLYEEVEKRCPVSDTLKYGTKVEGRVVKA